In one window of Methanolobus mangrovi DNA:
- a CDS encoding adenylyltransferase/cytidyltransferase family protein → MLVYRMQHTGDVLVRVLATGTFDLLHPGHILYLSEAKKMGDELYVIVARESMIRHKPKPIIPDEQRLEMVSSLKIVDKAILGSDSDIFLPIKQIQPDIIALGYDQGFDIQQLEKDLCDKGFACKVVRVGDSLSCPLCSSGKIIKKILERYK, encoded by the coding sequence ATGCTTGTTTATAGGATGCAACACACAGGTGATGTTTTGGTAAGAGTACTTGCAACAGGAACATTTGATCTGCTTCATCCGGGACACATACTCTATCTTAGCGAAGCAAAAAAGATGGGTGATGAACTCTATGTGATAGTTGCCAGGGAATCTATGATCAGGCATAAACCAAAACCGATAATTCCGGATGAACAAAGACTGGAAATGGTAAGTTCCCTGAAGATCGTTGATAAGGCCATTCTTGGAAGCGATTCTGATATTTTTCTACCTATAAAGCAAATACAACCTGATATAATTGCGCTTGGATATGATCAGGGTTTTGATATTCAGCAACTTGAAAAAGATTTATGCGATAAAGGTTTTGCCTGTAAGGTGGTACGGGTTGGAGATTCATTATCATGTCCACTTTGCAGTAGCGGGAAGATAATTAAAAAAATACTTGAACGCTACAAGTAA
- a CDS encoding pyridoxal phosphate-dependent aminotransferase, which yields MASSRLERVEESATIKAANVANKMRQEGIDIISFTLGEPDFNTPKHICDAAADAMYRGETHYTPSAGIPELKDAIANKLCTENKLDAKASDIIITPGAKQAIFEIMMSVLDDGDEAILFDPAWVSYDPAIKFAGANTVWVPTDAEDGFKPQNPEEYVTDKTKLIVVNSPGNPTGAVYDKQTLKNIADIAIDNDILVLSDEIYEKIIYDREHLSIGSFEGMQDRTITVNGFSKAYAMTGWRLGYVHARSDIIKGMLKIQSHSVSSATSFVQYGGVAALEGPQEPVTEMVDRFKMRRDLLVDGLNAIGLKCQKPGGAFYAFADVSEYGNGDAITERLLMDAHVAVTPGSAFGESGKDFIRISYATSLERIQEGLERIKTALV from the coding sequence ATGGCATCATCAAGACTCGAGCGTGTGGAAGAATCGGCAACGATTAAAGCTGCAAATGTTGCCAACAAAATGAGACAGGAAGGTATAGATATAATCAGCTTCACTCTGGGTGAACCTGATTTTAACACTCCTAAACACATATGTGATGCAGCAGCAGATGCAATGTACAGGGGTGAAACGCATTACACACCTTCTGCCGGAATTCCGGAACTTAAGGATGCTATTGCCAACAAGCTTTGTACAGAGAACAAACTGGATGCAAAGGCTTCGGATATAATAATCACACCCGGTGCAAAGCAGGCCATTTTTGAAATAATGATGTCAGTACTTGACGATGGAGATGAGGCAATACTTTTTGATCCTGCATGGGTCTCATATGATCCTGCCATTAAATTTGCAGGTGCCAACACTGTATGGGTACCAACTGATGCAGAAGATGGCTTTAAGCCTCAGAATCCTGAAGAGTACGTCACTGACAAAACAAAGCTTATAGTTGTTAACAGCCCAGGAAATCCAACTGGAGCTGTTTATGATAAGCAGACCTTAAAAAATATAGCTGATATAGCTATCGATAATGATATACTCGTGCTCTCCGATGAGATATATGAGAAGATAATCTACGACAGGGAACACCTTAGCATTGGTTCCTTTGAAGGTATGCAGGACAGAACCATCACAGTCAACGGTTTTTCCAAAGCCTACGCAATGACCGGGTGGAGACTTGGTTATGTTCACGCAAGATCGGATATCATCAAAGGTATGTTAAAGATACAATCCCATTCCGTCAGCAGTGCAACAAGCTTTGTCCAGTACGGTGGCGTTGCAGCTCTTGAAGGACCACAGGAACCAGTAACCGAAATGGTTGACAGGTTCAAGATGAGACGTGACCTTCTTGTAGACGGCCTTAATGCCATTGGTCTAAAATGCCAGAAACCTGGTGGTGCCTTCTATGCCTTTGCAGATGTGAGCGAGTATGGAAATGGTGATGCCATTACAGAAAGACTACTTATGGATGCACACGTTGCAGTCACTCCGGGCTCTGCCTTCGGTGAAAGCGGCAAGGATTTCATAAGAATATCTTATGCTACATCACTGGAAAGAATACAGGAAGGATTAGAAAGGATAAAAACAGCACTTGTCTGA
- the ribH gene encoding 6,7-dimethyl-8-ribityllumazine synthase, which translates to MTIKLGFVIAEFNRDLTFQMELLGEEHAKFLGVEVVEKILVPGVYDMPLAIKKLCERDDIDAVVTIGIVIEGATKHDEIVVQHAARKITDLSLEYNKPVTLGIAGPGMTRMEAHQRVDYAKRAVEAAVKLVQRL; encoded by the coding sequence ATGACCATAAAATTGGGATTTGTAATAGCTGAATTTAACAGAGACCTTACTTTCCAGATGGAATTGCTCGGTGAGGAGCATGCAAAGTTCCTTGGAGTAGAGGTAGTGGAAAAGATCCTGGTTCCAGGAGTATATGATATGCCCCTTGCTATCAAAAAACTCTGTGAGCGCGATGACATTGATGCAGTGGTTACAATAGGAATTGTTATTGAAGGTGCAACAAAACATGACGAGATCGTTGTGCAACATGCAGCAAGGAAGATTACCGATCTTTCACTTGAATATAACAAACCTGTGACCCTGGGAATTGCCGGACCAGGCATGACCAGAATGGAAGCTCACCAGCGTGTGGACTATGCAAAACGTGCTGTGGAAGCAGCAGTCAAACTCGTACAACGTCTTTAA
- the ribC gene encoding riboflavin synthase, producing the protein MTTIGVVDTTFARFNMGKAAIDEIQKNMSAKIMRRTVPGIKDLPVAAKKLIDEEGCDIVIALGMPGSKEQDKICAHEASTGIIQAQLMTNTHIIEVFVHEDEAKDEKELAFLMEQRSREHALNVVKMLSRPEKLIKEAGTGQRQGFEDVGPARI; encoded by the coding sequence ATGACAACAATAGGCGTTGTAGACACTACATTTGCACGCTTTAACATGGGTAAAGCTGCAATCGATGAGATCCAGAAGAACATGTCTGCAAAGATAATGCGCAGAACAGTTCCAGGCATAAAGGATCTCCCGGTGGCAGCCAAAAAACTTATAGATGAGGAAGGATGCGACATAGTTATAGCTCTTGGCATGCCCGGCAGCAAAGAGCAGGATAAGATATGCGCACATGAAGCATCTACTGGAATTATCCAGGCGCAGCTTATGACAAATACCCATATCATAGAGGTTTTTGTTCATGAGGATGAGGCAAAGGATGAAAAAGAACTGGCCTTCCTTATGGAACAAAGATCAAGAGAACATGCACTCAATGTTGTCAAAATGTTATCCAGACCTGAGAAATTGATAAAGGAAGCAGGCACCGGTCAAAGACAGGGATTTGAGGATGTCGGGCCTGCAAGGATATGA
- a CDS encoding pyridoxal-phosphate-dependent aminotransferase family protein, with product MDLEDGLLMMPGPVPVAPRVLRAMSKPMINHRGAEFSAMYDDCCEILADVFQTKNDIFILSGSGTAAMEAAVGCTTGKDDVVVTLENGKFGERFKKIALRYGKVNPLENEWGSSFDLGEVEKKLEEGAKAITLVHNETSAGIQNPAKEIGKLAKKHDVLFIMDGVTTLGGDDVKVDEWGVDIAVVGSQKCLAAPPGLSMASVSKRAFEAMDEKESLPYYLDLKAYKKSGDKSQTPYTPAVPLFFGLQEALHIVKEEGMDARIKRHATCAEAVRAAANAMGIEMFPQLNDEFSHYSNTVTAMKAPEGVTGNDIKKDMMARGITIAGGQDHLSGKIFRIGSMGNVQPKDIILTIQELEVVLRKRGVISELGIGVGAASEVLDTLL from the coding sequence ATGGATCTAGAAGATGGACTTCTTATGATGCCAGGACCAGTTCCTGTTGCACCTCGTGTTCTCAGGGCAATGTCAAAACCTATGATCAATCATAGGGGAGCAGAGTTCTCAGCAATGTATGATGACTGCTGTGAAATTCTGGCTGACGTATTCCAGACAAAAAATGATATTTTTATTTTAAGTGGTTCAGGTACTGCCGCAATGGAAGCAGCTGTTGGATGTACAACAGGCAAAGACGATGTTGTAGTTACCCTTGAAAATGGAAAATTCGGTGAAAGATTTAAGAAGATAGCCTTGAGGTACGGAAAAGTAAATCCTCTTGAAAATGAATGGGGTTCCTCCTTTGATCTGGGCGAAGTCGAAAAGAAGCTTGAAGAAGGTGCAAAAGCAATCACCCTTGTCCACAATGAAACTTCAGCAGGAATTCAGAATCCTGCAAAGGAGATTGGTAAGCTTGCAAAGAAACACGACGTACTCTTCATAATGGACGGTGTGACAACCCTCGGAGGAGATGACGTTAAAGTAGATGAATGGGGTGTCGATATTGCTGTTGTCGGTTCACAGAAATGTCTCGCTGCACCACCTGGCCTTTCAATGGCCTCTGTCAGTAAACGTGCCTTTGAAGCTATGGACGAAAAGGAATCACTGCCATATTATCTGGATCTTAAAGCATACAAGAAGAGCGGCGACAAGTCACAGACACCATATACTCCGGCAGTTCCCCTGTTCTTCGGCCTTCAGGAAGCACTCCATATTGTAAAGGAAGAAGGTATGGATGCAAGGATAAAGCGCCATGCAACATGTGCTGAAGCCGTCCGTGCAGCAGCAAATGCAATGGGTATTGAAATGTTCCCGCAGCTTAATGATGAATTCAGCCACTATTCCAACACAGTCACAGCCATGAAAGCTCCAGAAGGAGTTACAGGCAATGATATAAAGAAAGATATGATGGCAAGAGGTATCACCATCGCGGGAGGACAGGATCACCTTAGCGGCAAGATCTTCAGGATTGGAAGCATGGGCAATGTACAGCCAAAAGATATCATACTGACGATACAGGAACTTGAAGTAGTCCTCAGAAAGAGAGGAGTAATATCCGAACTGGGAATCGGCGTGGGAGCCGCCAGCGAAGTGCTGGATACCCTCCTTTAA
- a CDS encoding CBS domain-containing protein, giving the protein MQLPSPDELKQKRTDLGLTQSDLAKRAGVSQPLIARIEAGDVDPRLSTLRKIIDVFNDIEREDIYVRDIMNRDLISVSPDESIDAAVHIMEKYNISQIPVIQDGISVGSLSEDMIVRSMTDKKTSVVSHMKIGDIMGDSFPTLSPNTDVKTASYMLEKNPAVLILEKGQVTGVVTKYDILKLLSE; this is encoded by the coding sequence ATGCAACTTCCATCACCTGATGAATTGAAGCAAAAAAGGACGGACCTTGGTCTTACACAAAGTGATCTTGCAAAAAGGGCAGGTGTCAGTCAACCGCTTATAGCCAGAATAGAAGCGGGGGATGTAGACCCCAGACTGTCGACCCTCAGAAAGATCATCGATGTATTCAATGATATCGAAAGAGAGGACATCTATGTCAGGGACATAATGAACCGGGACCTGATATCCGTATCACCTGATGAAAGCATCGATGCTGCAGTCCACATCATGGAAAAGTACAACATATCACAGATACCGGTCATACAGGATGGAATTTCTGTTGGCAGCCTGTCAGAAGATATGATAGTCAGATCAATGACGGATAAGAAGACTTCTGTTGTATCACATATGAAAATAGGTGATATAATGGGTGATTCATTCCCGACACTCTCCCCAAACACAGATGTCAAAACTGCATCCTACATGCTGGAGAAAAATCCGGCGGTCCTGATACTGGAAAAAGGACAGGTAACAGGAGTCGTGACCAAGTACGACATACTGAAATTGCTGAGTGAATAA
- a CDS encoding membrane-binding protein: MQKKMIVFLVLLVLSLAVSGCSDKETSTVTIEDEDGQEYEVTYTEGTDDENCPVGSVWTTTNPNTGEVVSMEIVGKEVINGIEMCQAVYETDTADENGIVKVEYLWSNENEETFMWTAYDEDGNMVSEMKAMDGKITMSDSEGVVMEMEIPDDE, translated from the coding sequence ATGCAAAAGAAAATGATTGTATTTCTTGTATTGTTGGTATTGTCACTTGCAGTATCCGGGTGTAGCGATAAAGAAACATCAACCGTTACCATTGAGGATGAAGATGGCCAGGAATACGAAGTCACCTATACGGAAGGTACTGATGATGAAAATTGTCCCGTAGGATCTGTCTGGACTACAACTAATCCAAACACGGGTGAAGTCGTTTCCATGGAAATAGTAGGTAAAGAAGTTATTAATGGGATAGAGATGTGTCAGGCAGTCTACGAAACTGACACAGCTGACGAGAACGGCATAGTCAAAGTCGAGTATCTCTGGTCCAATGAGAATGAGGAAACCTTCATGTGGACAGCCTACGACGAAGACGGCAATATGGTCTCGGAAATGAAAGCTATGGATGGAAAGATTACAATGTCTGACAGTGAAGGCGTTGTAATGGAGATGGAAATCCCTGATGATGAATGA
- a CDS encoding calcium/sodium antiporter has protein sequence MLLTVVLLLVSLGMITKGADWFVESAVSISEKSGIPKIIIGATIVSFATTAPEFTVSAMAAYLNHVEMTVGNAVGSAICNIGLVLGAVIIIKPIPIELHSFTRKGGFMLSSAILLIIVAYDGVVSPFDGILLLMVFLGFMYYNFRLQRAIFDGNEGVREKVPLSQLKKDILLFIAGAMLVVIGSRILVDAGITIAEWLGVPEMIIALTLVALGTSLPELITAVSSTLKGHQDISIGNILGANTMDIALILGASSQIRPLTILPQSLAYDFPLMILIMVLLVIFGITGRKLQRWEGGVILAAYLGYVVGLFTLYN, from the coding sequence ATGCTTTTGACAGTTGTATTATTGCTTGTAAGCCTGGGGATGATCACAAAAGGTGCTGATTGGTTTGTAGAATCTGCAGTATCCATTTCTGAGAAAAGTGGTATCCCAAAGATAATTATAGGAGCAACAATCGTAAGTTTTGCAACTACTGCACCTGAATTCACGGTTTCTGCAATGGCAGCTTACCTCAACCATGTAGAAATGACAGTTGGAAATGCTGTCGGTTCCGCCATATGCAATATAGGCCTTGTATTAGGTGCCGTTATTATCATCAAGCCAATACCGATAGAACTTCACAGTTTCACCCGTAAAGGCGGGTTCATGCTGAGCTCTGCAATACTTCTTATAATTGTGGCATACGATGGTGTAGTATCCCCTTTTGACGGAATTCTGTTGTTGATGGTATTCCTTGGATTCATGTATTATAATTTCCGCCTTCAGCGCGCTATTTTTGACGGAAATGAGGGTGTTAGAGAAAAAGTACCGTTAAGCCAGCTAAAGAAGGATATTCTCCTTTTTATTGCAGGTGCTATGCTTGTTGTCATAGGCAGCCGCATTCTCGTTGATGCAGGCATAACTATTGCAGAATGGCTTGGTGTTCCTGAGATGATAATTGCCCTCACACTGGTTGCACTGGGCACTTCACTCCCTGAGCTGATCACTGCTGTTTCGTCAACACTAAAGGGACATCAGGATATTTCCATAGGCAACATACTTGGTGCAAACACAATGGATATTGCCCTTATCCTTGGTGCGTCTTCACAGATAAGACCATTGACCATTCTCCCACAATCTCTTGCATATGATTTTCCACTTATGATCCTGATAATGGTGCTTCTTGTGATATTCGGAATCACAGGAAGAAAGCTACAAAGATGGGAAGGTGGAGTTATACTAGCCGCCTATTTAGGATATGTAGTGGGCTTGTTCACGCTGTATAATTAA
- a CDS encoding VIT1/CCC1 transporter family protein: MDRTYRYKAKRFKLKTEHGRYIILGSIDGILAILGVVIGTSHVSSDPAIVMNAALGGAVALALTNGVGSYLAESAVEYGKLAELEKPLLRSLNSTILERNTKKKIWSDSFFHGGASFFGSLIPILPFLLLDEHMLEAAIICSISVLSILGMYSGKLAKQSMIKHSVRMVGLGILIVAAVTMLGLE, translated from the coding sequence ATGGATAGAACATATCGCTATAAGGCAAAACGCTTTAAACTTAAAACTGAGCATGGCAGATACATAATCCTTGGCAGTATCGATGGCATACTTGCAATATTAGGTGTGGTAATTGGCACATCCCATGTTTCCAGTGATCCCGCTATTGTAATGAATGCAGCACTGGGTGGAGCTGTTGCTCTGGCACTTACCAATGGTGTCGGTTCATATCTTGCTGAAAGTGCCGTAGAATACGGTAAACTGGCAGAACTGGAAAAGCCCCTGCTTCGCAGCCTCAATAGCACAATACTAGAACGCAATACAAAGAAAAAGATATGGAGTGACTCATTCTTCCACGGGGGAGCAAGCTTTTTCGGTTCACTTATCCCTATACTTCCATTCTTACTTCTTGATGAACACATGCTTGAAGCAGCAATCATTTGCAGCATATCAGTTCTATCAATTCTTGGAATGTACTCCGGCAAACTGGCAAAGCAGAGCATGATTAAGCATTCTGTACGAATGGTGGGTCTTGGCATACTGATAGTTGCAGCTGTCACCATGCTGGGACTGGAATGA
- a CDS encoding damage-control phosphatase ARMT1 family protein yields MKVHPRCSYCLLSRVHLEAELSTDDEELMHKAILGGIEVLNSLYQPGMPAAELSTPMHRKAYEILNDNDPYLKMKELSSKTAARFMPVIRSHVFNGDGDDVATFKRSVLAAVIGNYFDYGVMGLEVPIDVFDETFKEHFKRGLDIDDTEKMLDKLSNVVYLADNCGEILIDTLVFEIIKKMGGNITLVVRGAPILNDVTMEEVKEFGIAEKVDRVLTTGSNAIGVRFEEAPQELKEALENASLIISKGMANYETLSEENYRPIAYLLKVKCDPVGEDIGAPKGCSVARLLE; encoded by the coding sequence ATGAAAGTTCACCCAAGATGTTCATATTGCCTGTTATCCAGGGTTCACCTGGAAGCAGAACTGTCAACTGATGACGAAGAGCTTATGCATAAAGCAATTCTCGGTGGTATAGAAGTATTGAATTCACTCTATCAGCCGGGAATGCCCGCAGCAGAACTGTCTACGCCTATGCACAGGAAAGCCTATGAGATTCTGAATGACAATGATCCATATCTTAAAATGAAAGAACTGAGCAGCAAGACCGCAGCCAGGTTCATGCCTGTCATACGTTCACATGTCTTTAACGGTGATGGTGACGATGTCGCTACATTCAAACGTTCAGTTCTTGCAGCTGTTATAGGTAACTATTTTGATTACGGTGTCATGGGACTTGAAGTACCTATTGATGTGTTTGATGAGACGTTTAAGGAACATTTCAAGCGTGGACTGGACATAGATGATACTGAGAAGATGCTGGATAAGCTCAGTAATGTTGTATATCTTGCTGATAATTGTGGTGAGATATTAATAGATACTCTTGTGTTTGAGATAATCAAAAAAATGGGCGGAAACATAACTCTTGTTGTCAGAGGTGCACCAATACTGAATGATGTGACAATGGAAGAGGTCAAAGAGTTCGGCATTGCTGAAAAGGTCGACCGTGTACTTACAACAGGTTCCAATGCTATAGGAGTTCGTTTTGAGGAAGCGCCACAGGAGCTTAAGGAAGCACTTGAGAATGCTTCACTTATCATAAGTAAGGGAATGGCAAATTACGAGACATTGTCAGAAGAGAATTATAGACCAATAGCATATTTACTTAAGGTGAAGTGTGATCCTGTGGGAGAGGATATCGGTGCACCTAAAGGCTGCTCAGTAGCCCGGTTACTTGAATAG
- a CDS encoding CooT family nickel-binding protein, with amino-acid sequence MCELKVILINGETRNMIMESVTKMVVDGENIDLYGILGEKETVKGSIKEINFGTGEAIILHK; translated from the coding sequence ATGTGTGAACTGAAAGTAATTCTTATCAATGGCGAAACCCGTAACATGATAATGGAATCTGTTACGAAGATGGTCGTAGACGGGGAGAATATCGACCTGTATGGTATACTCGGGGAGAAAGAGACTGTAAAGGGGTCGATAAAAGAGATCAATTTTGGAACCGGGGAAGCTATTATACTTCACAAGTGA
- a CDS encoding type II glyceraldehyde-3-phosphate dehydrogenase: protein MSKVKVAINGYGTIGKRVADAVTVQDDMEIIGIAKTRPNYEAFVAHDKGYDVYTLADKVDAMNKAGIPAAGTVDDMIAKADVVVDCTPGGIGEKNKALYEKAGVKAIWQGGEDHELAGCSFNAEANYTEALGKDFVRVVSCNTTGLCRVIYPLDQEYGVKKVRVTLMRRSADPNDVKNGPINAIVPNPIKLPSHHGPDVKSVLPHINIASTAVKLPTTLMHLHTLNIEMEKECTADDVKALFAKQSRVRMIGQGIGSTAEIMELGKDLGRPRGDMWENCVWEDSVTMYEGELYFFQAIHQESDVIPENVDAIRAMMELETDGAKSIAKTNKAMGL from the coding sequence ATGTCAAAAGTAAAAGTTGCAATAAACGGATATGGTACGATTGGTAAAAGGGTTGCTGATGCTGTTACCGTTCAGGATGATATGGAGATAATCGGTATCGCTAAGACGAGGCCAAACTACGAAGCTTTCGTTGCGCATGACAAAGGCTATGATGTTTATACCCTTGCTGACAAGGTCGATGCCATGAACAAGGCCGGCATTCCTGCTGCAGGCACAGTTGATGACATGATAGCAAAAGCTGATGTCGTTGTTGACTGTACGCCAGGAGGAATCGGTGAAAAGAACAAGGCACTTTATGAGAAAGCAGGTGTAAAAGCTATCTGGCAGGGTGGCGAAGACCATGAACTTGCAGGCTGCTCCTTTAACGCAGAAGCAAATTATACTGAGGCACTCGGAAAGGACTTCGTAAGGGTCGTGTCCTGTAACACTACAGGCCTGTGCAGAGTGATCTATCCTCTTGACCAGGAATATGGTGTAAAGAAAGTAAGAGTAACACTCATGAGAAGATCAGCTGATCCGAACGATGTCAAGAACGGACCTATCAATGCTATCGTGCCAAACCCGATCAAGCTCCCTTCCCACCATGGACCTGATGTAAAGTCCGTTTTACCACACATTAACATAGCTTCAACCGCCGTGAAGCTTCCTACAACCCTGATGCACCTGCACACCCTTAACATTGAAATGGAAAAGGAATGCACTGCTGATGATGTCAAGGCATTGTTTGCAAAACAGTCACGTGTAAGGATGATAGGTCAGGGAATAGGCTCAACAGCAGAAATTATGGAGCTTGGAAAGGACCTTGGACGTCCAAGGGGCGATATGTGGGAGAACTGCGTCTGGGAAGACTCCGTTACAATGTATGAAGGAGAACTTTACTTCTTCCAGGCTATCCACCAGGAATCCGATGTAATTCCTGAGAACGTCGATGCTATCCGTGCCATGATGGAACTTGAGACCGATGGTGCAAAATCCATAGCAAAGACAAACAAGGCAATGGGACTTTAA
- a CDS encoding bifunctional fructose-bisphosphatase/inositol-phosphate phosphatase, with translation MHCTSDFLNLCDRIADAVHKSIKGLVGTPEAGKVLYIGADGTPTKLIDDVSEKAIFTLLEKEKNPFRVISEEAGDKIIGKSPKYTLIIDPIDGTYNACSGIPFYSLSIAIAGNDLNDLCFGYVKNLATGDTFYAEVGVGAYLNGIKLKTSKNSEVNRFCMSIYGYRPNIEEAAVLSKSVRRVRVLGSVALELCYVAAGRIDAFTDVRGTMRTTDVAAGKLIIEEAGGIVTDGCGESLKLEDKVMSRVSVIASNGHAHDMILKLSTGIVHESK, from the coding sequence ATGCATTGCACAAGTGATTTCCTGAATCTTTGTGATAGGATAGCCGATGCAGTGCATAAATCAATAAAGGGGCTTGTCGGCACACCTGAAGCCGGCAAGGTCCTTTACATTGGTGCGGATGGAACACCCACCAAACTAATAGATGATGTTTCCGAAAAAGCTATTTTTACATTACTTGAAAAGGAAAAGAACCCTTTCAGGGTTATCAGTGAAGAGGCAGGAGATAAGATTATAGGGAAGTCTCCAAAGTATACTCTTATCATCGATCCCATAGATGGGACATATAATGCATGTTCCGGAATTCCGTTTTACAGCCTGTCAATTGCCATTGCAGGAAATGATCTGAATGACCTTTGCTTTGGGTATGTAAAAAACCTGGCAACAGGGGATACATTCTATGCAGAGGTCGGGGTAGGTGCTTATCTTAATGGGATTAAGCTGAAAACATCAAAGAATTCAGAAGTCAACAGATTTTGCATGAGTATTTATGGCTATAGGCCTAATATTGAAGAAGCTGCAGTTCTATCAAAAAGTGTCCGCAGGGTAAGGGTACTTGGAAGTGTGGCACTTGAATTATGTTATGTGGCTGCTGGAAGAATTGATGCATTTACAGATGTCAGGGGTACAATGCGCACGACTGATGTAGCTGCTGGCAAACTCATTATAGAGGAAGCCGGGGGTATTGTTACCGACGGATGCGGTGAATCTTTAAAGCTGGAAGACAAAGTAATGAGCAGGGTTAGTGTAATTGCATCTAACGGACATGCACATGACATGATCTTAAAGCTTTCAACAGGGATAGTACATGAAAGTAAGTAA
- a CDS encoding NAD(+)/NADH kinase, with protein sequence MKVSKIGIVSRFDQQEALDMVKNIYDTFSSKVEIVLSPKTGEYLGITKNLIPVEKMRDEGVELIISVGGDGTVLRNISKMDDPLPLLGINMGTLGFLVDVPPEDAIKDIEDVLKGFSYTERSRLSINLNGKKLPDATNEIVLITARPAKILTFRISVDDSPIEDMRADGVVFATPTGSTAYAMSAGGPLLDPRVDASIIVPLAPFKLSARPWVIPGDSIIKVEMTIPEKEAAIVIDGQHSYSIKEHDVVTLTKAKNPARFVSSSINGFYEKVQSKLT encoded by the coding sequence ATGAAAGTAAGTAAAATCGGAATTGTATCGCGTTTTGACCAGCAGGAAGCTCTTGATATGGTCAAAAATATCTATGATACTTTTAGTTCTAAAGTGGAAATAGTGCTTTCTCCCAAGACCGGGGAATACCTTGGTATTACAAAGAACTTGATTCCCGTTGAGAAAATGCGTGATGAAGGTGTGGAACTGATTATCTCTGTTGGGGGGGATGGCACAGTACTCAGGAACATCTCTAAAATGGATGATCCATTACCTCTGCTTGGGATTAACATGGGGACTCTGGGTTTTCTCGTGGATGTACCACCGGAAGATGCTATCAAGGATATTGAAGATGTGCTTAAAGGCTTCTCATATACCGAGCGCTCCCGGCTCAGTATAAACTTAAATGGAAAAAAATTGCCTGATGCGACCAACGAAATAGTGCTTATCACAGCACGACCTGCCAAGATACTCACTTTCAGGATATCGGTTGATGATTCACCGATAGAGGATATGAGGGCAGATGGTGTTGTATTTGCAACTCCTACAGGTTCAACTGCTTATGCAATGAGTGCCGGAGGGCCATTACTTGATCCAAGGGTTGATGCATCTATAATAGTTCCACTGGCTCCATTCAAGCTTTCCGCAAGGCCATGGGTGATACCTGGTGACAGCATCATTAAAGTCGAAATGACGATACCCGAGAAAGAGGCTGCAATTGTAATTGACGGTCAGCATTCTTACAGCATAAAAGAACATGATGTTGTCACACTTACGAAGGCCAAAAACCCGGCAAGGTTTGTAAGCAGCTCTATAAATGGTTTTTATGAGAAGGTTCAGAGCAAACTTACCTGA